A genomic stretch from Anaerococcus mediterraneensis includes:
- the mreC gene encoding rod shape-determining protein MreC has protein sequence MAYKRVKKDKKSYILTSVGLCLLILISSQTDAINKTGSNIVNTVLKPIESVSYSISSAIIEQIERTIGSKETRSEVLRLEAENRALVMENARLTTVINREEFLKSEALATKGTDNKYIKAKLVNTDVNSMTTHFNIDKGSVDGIEKNDIILQAVSDSKYYTGLVGKVTEVYKNTARVETINSSENDVSFVNSSSGDYGVIDVFNKNTIQGYMLDVDSNINEKDILLTSGLGGVYPYGIYIGRVATVTMTQDSLRKNISIKSPVDFSHLYRVLVLKKNSDYEMDKIPESKEKKQKEGEIYE, from the coding sequence ATGGCATACAAGAGAGTAAAAAAAGATAAAAAATCATATATACTAACATCTGTCGGCCTCTGCCTTTTGATTTTGATATCAAGCCAAACAGATGCTATAAATAAGACAGGATCAAATATTGTAAACACCGTATTAAAACCAATCGAGTCCGTTTCTTATTCTATTTCATCAGCTATAATTGAGCAGATAGAAAGGACAATTGGTTCTAAAGAAACAAGGTCAGAAGTTCTAAGGCTTGAGGCAGAAAATAGGGCCCTAGTTATGGAAAACGCTCGATTGACCACAGTAATAAATAGGGAAGAATTCCTAAAAAGCGAAGCTTTAGCCACAAAAGGCACAGATAATAAATATATAAAGGCAAAACTTGTCAACACAGATGTCAATTCTATGACAACTCATTTTAATATCGACAAGGGTAGTGTAGATGGGATAGAAAAAAACGACATAATTTTGCAGGCAGTATCTGACAGTAAATATTATACGGGATTAGTTGGCAAGGTGACAGAAGTTTACAAAAATACAGCTAGGGTTGAGACAATAAATTCTAGTGAAAATGACGTATCTTTTGTCAATTCTAGCTCTGGAGACTATGGAGTTATAGATGTTTTTAATAAAAACACAATCCAAGGCTATATGCTAGATGTTGATTCAAATATCAATGAAAAAGATATACTCCTAACCAGTGGTCTAGGTGGAGTTTATCCATATGGGATCTATATCGGCAGAGTTGCGACAGTGACTATGACCCAAGATTCACTTAGAAAAAATATTTCTATAAAATCACCAGTTGATTTTTCACATCTCTATAGGGTTTTAGTCCTAAAGAAAAATTCTGATTATGAGATGGATAAAATACCAGAAAGCAAGGAGAAAAAGCAAAAAGAAGGAGAAATCTATGAATAA
- a CDS encoding rod shape-determining protein, with protein sequence MKFRIIATDFAIDLGTSNILVYKKGQGLIINEPSSLVLDENYTKVLAIGQEAKDMLGKTHDDIQVVKPIRNGVITDFNLTEAMLTYFFDKVNDHFTFIQPRVVIVVPSGITDIQKRAVEDAALHAGSRDIILVDESLAAAYGLNLSPEEAKGILLINMGAGTSQVAVISLNGIVASETKNKGGDYLDEKIVEFFRDEKDLEIGKNTAEKVKIELGSLKVKDGNHEMMVDGRDLTSAKPKTVSVKSNELVSTLLPFADEICDMVMEVLEKTPPEISADIKKDGFALSGSLSQLSGMAEYIEKKIGLRSYHSEDPSTDAILGAGMILENPDKFLKYRK encoded by the coding sequence ATGAAATTTAGAATAATTGCTACTGATTTTGCCATAGACCTTGGCACAAGCAATATTTTAGTATATAAAAAAGGCCAAGGCCTAATAATTAATGAACCATCTAGTTTGGTTTTAGATGAAAACTACACAAAAGTTTTGGCCATAGGCCAAGAGGCCAAGGACATGCTTGGCAAAACCCATGATGATATACAGGTTGTAAAACCAATTAGAAATGGAGTTATAACCGACTTTAATCTTACCGAGGCAATGCTAACATACTTTTTTGACAAGGTCAATGATCATTTTACTTTTATACAACCAAGAGTTGTCATTGTAGTGCCATCAGGAATAACCGACATACAAAAAAGAGCAGTAGAAGATGCTGCCCTCCATGCAGGTAGCAGGGATATAATCCTTGTTGATGAGTCGCTAGCAGCAGCCTACGGTTTGAACCTATCTCCTGAAGAAGCTAAGGGTATCCTGCTTATAAATATGGGAGCTGGTACTAGCCAAGTAGCAGTTATTTCTCTAAATGGCATAGTCGCTTCAGAAACCAAAAACAAGGGTGGAGACTATCTAGATGAGAAGATTGTAGAATTTTTTAGGGATGAAAAAGACCTAGAGATTGGCAAAAACACTGCAGAGAAGGTCAAAATTGAGCTTGGATCTCTAAAGGTCAAAGATGGAAATCATGAAATGATGGTAGATGGTAGGGACCTAACCTCAGCTAAACCAAAAACAGTATCAGTCAAATCCAATGAATTGGTTTCTACTCTTTTGCCTTTTGCAGATGAAATTTGTGATATGGTTATGGAGGTTTTAGAGAAAACTCCACCAGAAATATCTGCAGATATTAAAAAAGATGGTTTTGCCCTATCAGGATCTTTGTCACAATTATCCGGCATGGCAGAATACATAGAAAAGAAAATCGGACTTAGGTCTTATCACTCAGAGGATCCATCCACAGATGCGATCTTAGGGGCAGGTATGATCCTAGAAAATCCTGATAAATTTTTAAAATATCGTAAGTAG
- a CDS encoding Gx transporter family protein — MQGKIKKLTNMGLLVALALVISLIELQIPVPVPIPGAKLGLSNIIILASLYLYGFRAALTISLLKSFMLVLITGAVTSFFYSAAGAILASIAMYIALKFHDRVFSFIGVSEIGAFAHNLGQIIVASIIMENIKMFYYFPLLVFVGTFSGLFVGLSSNFIISHMKKIGVGEKIQ; from the coding sequence ATGCAAGGAAAGATAAAAAAACTTACAAATATGGGCCTATTAGTGGCTCTTGCCTTGGTTATATCATTGATAGAACTGCAAATACCAGTCCCAGTACCGATACCAGGTGCAAAACTTGGACTTTCCAATATAATAATACTAGCAAGTCTTTATTTATATGGCTTTAGGGCAGCACTTACTATTTCACTTTTGAAATCATTTATGCTGGTTTTGATAACCGGAGCTGTAACTTCGTTTTTCTACTCAGCAGCTGGAGCTATACTTGCTTCTATAGCGATGTATATTGCCCTTAAATTTCATGATAGGGTATTTTCCTTTATAGGAGTTAGTGAGATTGGAGCTTTTGCTCACAATCTTGGTCAGATAATTGTGGCATCTATCATAATGGAAAATATAAAAATGTTTTATTATTTTCCTTTATTGGTCTTTGTAGGGACCTTTTCTGGTCTTTTCGTTGGCCTTAGTTCAAATTTTATTATTAGCCATATGAAAAAAATTGGTGTTGGAGAAAAAATACAGTGA
- a CDS encoding penicillin-binding transpeptidase domain-containing protein has protein sequence MQNKKKNRLIFIQVVVALAILAIVIRLSTVMLKKGDYYRELSDNRKVKEVDELASRGNIYDREGRLLATSVPSFAIKLYKDELMSLDTEKRTELISDLVDILEEDGVNYTEDFSIKLNTFKYSKNQDYFDEKVMPIEKVVDTIIENELTSDFITSFYSYKGIDYETINTVLLALKKRGIDLPAHARQENAKLVVEYKKNYEKKLEAIGFSKDDDPIDVTIKAVGDDRSVLLSVLQNSHARFLAFKLLHENNLLGNLKLDPYAIKADQDLIEKKARLHKVFKNITINSSVADDFYEIVRNATINDVITSAMVDKDGQYIIPANILIEELQNLGVYANFDTEVITESKDDKNQYRVNISFKNPQAGSPVDELVRLADEHNLIKPLLVSEYVKYIAQNANTKNNIYPNIDITEDDPEDWNYTFTIDKKNFFTHYANRDKVNSTKDVVDILMKEKNGKAILAYLKKVNKLENYNDTEVVGILTIDNTLNRQGNFGYRPINIVYNLDDSTVLKIEEKIDSSSGIVVETLPIRSYPNRNLASHILGYMGPIATPEEVDKYVNERAYLRDEIIGKTGIEESYQDNLKGKNGRSLVTVDSAGNRRETISQTKSEPGDDVYLSIDAKLQKQAEDSLKGVLEALRETGFYESEYGSFRPFRMAPHAESGAVVVSDVKTGEVLALASYPNYDPNLFSTGISQSDWEALQVEDSDGPLAPRPMLNIATQTAVMPGSTFKLVTALAALEKGLDPLAVNNCHGFMEIGNRRFSCLIYTESGTTHGEENLYGAIRDSCNYYFYTLALGENPEDGDSLTTKLELNDIRLAAEMLGLDSPTGVEINIPKESTGNIPSIGKKVEVTKLMLKEYLTQNLTEFLKEGVKKSREEYDQDIADIVKFADKPSDWSRKKIIEFFDERGYDSLVIPQGHRAGLADTIKYTYLNQAEWDITDMLNIVIGQGQNSYTPIQMNRAIATLTNGGYLNKFTLINKIKNHDSGEVLFENVPESEKIDIKDKKYLEDIKYGTLLVSQKNAMLSQLPVDIGIKTGTAEVEGQNADGTDYDTYAWMVGFAPYDNPEIAISIVLTQGDTSYNASPIMRDIIARYFDLNVEMINAEPTEKDIRDLGESTTDQGQ, from the coding sequence ATGCAGAACAAAAAAAAGAATAGACTTATTTTCATCCAAGTAGTTGTGGCTCTGGCTATACTTGCTATAGTAATTAGACTTTCTACTGTCATGCTAAAAAAGGGTGACTATTATAGGGAGCTTTCTGACAATAGAAAGGTCAAAGAAGTAGATGAGCTAGCAAGCAGGGGCAATATCTATGATAGAGAAGGAAGGCTTCTAGCAACATCGGTGCCTTCTTTTGCGATCAAACTATACAAAGATGAACTTATGAGCCTAGATACAGAAAAAAGAACAGAGCTTATTTCAGACTTAGTGGATATACTAGAAGAAGATGGGGTCAATTATACAGAAGACTTTAGTATAAAATTAAATACATTCAAATATAGTAAGAACCAAGACTATTTTGACGAAAAAGTCATGCCCATAGAAAAGGTTGTAGATACAATTATAGAAAATGAACTCACCAGTGATTTTATAACATCATTTTATTCCTATAAAGGAATTGATTATGAGACCATAAATACAGTTCTTTTGGCCCTAAAAAAGAGAGGGATTGATCTGCCTGCCCACGCTAGGCAAGAAAATGCTAAGCTTGTTGTAGAGTATAAGAAAAACTATGAGAAAAAGCTGGAGGCTATTGGATTTTCTAAAGATGATGACCCTATAGATGTCACTATCAAGGCAGTAGGAGACGATAGGTCAGTTTTACTATCAGTCTTACAAAATTCTCATGCTAGGTTTTTGGCTTTCAAACTCCTCCATGAAAATAACCTCTTGGGCAATCTAAAACTGGATCCTTATGCTATAAAAGCTGACCAGGACCTGATAGAAAAAAAGGCTAGGCTCCACAAAGTATTTAAAAATATAACAATAAATTCTTCGGTAGCAGATGATTTTTATGAAATAGTTAGAAATGCGACCATAAATGATGTTATAACTTCAGCCATGGTTGATAAGGATGGTCAGTATATTATTCCGGCCAATATTCTTATAGAAGAGCTGCAAAATCTAGGAGTCTATGCCAACTTCGATACAGAAGTCATAACTGAGAGCAAGGATGATAAAAACCAATACAGAGTAAATATCAGTTTTAAAAATCCACAAGCAGGATCGCCAGTTGATGAACTTGTAAGGCTAGCTGATGAACACAATCTAATAAAGCCACTCTTGGTATCAGAATACGTCAAATATATAGCACAAAATGCCAATACAAAAAATAACATATATCCAAATATAGATATAACAGAAGACGATCCAGAAGACTGGAACTATACATTTACTATAGATAAAAAGAATTTTTTCACCCACTATGCAAATAGGGATAAGGTAAATTCTACAAAAGATGTAGTAGATATACTTATGAAAGAAAAAAATGGCAAAGCTATCCTCGCCTATCTTAAAAAAGTAAACAAGCTAGAAAATTATAATGATACCGAAGTTGTCGGGATCCTTACTATAGACAACACTCTCAATAGACAGGGTAACTTCGGTTATAGGCCAATAAATATAGTTTATAACTTGGATGATTCTACAGTTTTAAAAATAGAAGAGAAGATAGACTCTTCATCAGGCATAGTTGTAGAAACCCTACCAATAAGATCCTACCCAAATAGAAACCTAGCTAGCCATATCTTAGGCTATATGGGACCTATTGCTACACCAGAAGAGGTAGATAAGTATGTAAACGAAAGAGCCTACTTACGAGATGAGATCATAGGAAAAACTGGTATAGAAGAATCCTACCAAGACAACCTAAAAGGTAAAAATGGCAGGTCCTTGGTGACAGTAGATTCTGCTGGCAATAGGAGAGAGACCATATCTCAAACTAAGTCTGAGCCAGGAGATGATGTCTACTTATCTATCGATGCAAAACTACAAAAGCAAGCAGAGGATTCTCTAAAGGGAGTACTAGAAGCCCTAAGGGAAACTGGTTTTTATGAATCAGAATATGGATCATTTAGACCATTTAGGATGGCGCCTCATGCTGAAAGTGGGGCGGTAGTAGTATCTGATGTCAAAACAGGGGAGGTCTTAGCCCTTGCATCATATCCAAACTATGATCCAAACTTATTTTCAACCGGCATCTCTCAGTCAGACTGGGAGGCACTCCAGGTAGAAGATAGTGATGGGCCGCTTGCTCCAAGACCAATGCTAAATATAGCTACCCAAACAGCGGTTATGCCAGGATCTACCTTTAAACTTGTCACAGCCCTAGCAGCTCTAGAAAAGGGACTTGATCCTCTAGCTGTAAATAACTGTCATGGTTTTATGGAGATAGGTAATAGGAGATTTTCTTGCCTGATTTATACAGAAAGTGGTACAACCCACGGTGAAGAAAATTTGTATGGAGCTATACGAGATTCTTGTAACTATTACTTCTACACCCTAGCCTTAGGAGAAAACCCAGAAGATGGGGACTCGCTAACAACAAAACTAGAGCTTAATGATATAAGGCTTGCAGCGGAAATGTTGGGCTTGGACTCACCAACAGGGGTAGAAATTAATATACCAAAAGAGTCTACAGGAAATATCCCTTCCATTGGCAAAAAAGTAGAAGTAACAAAGCTTATGCTAAAAGAATATCTGACACAAAATTTGACAGAATTCCTAAAAGAAGGAGTCAAAAAAAGCAGGGAAGAATACGACCAAGATATAGCAGATATAGTAAAATTTGCTGATAAACCATCAGATTGGTCTAGGAAAAAAATCATAGAATTTTTTGATGAAAGAGGCTACGATTCTCTTGTTATCCCACAAGGCCACAGGGCAGGATTGGCAGATACTATCAAATACACCTACCTAAACCAAGCAGAATGGGATATAACAGATATGTTAAATATAGTTATCGGCCAAGGCCAAAACTCCTATACACCAATACAGATGAATAGGGCCATAGCAACACTTACAAACGGGGGTTACCTAAATAAATTCACCCTGATAAACAAAATAAAAAATCATGACTCGGGAGAAGTATTATTTGAAAATGTCCCTGAAAGTGAGAAAATAGATATAAAGGATAAAAAATACCTAGAAGATATCAAATATGGTACATTGTTAGTAAGCCAAAAAAATGCAATGCTAAGTCAATTACCTGTAGATATCGGTATAAAAACGGGTACAGCAGAAGTAGAAGGTCAAAACGCAGACG
- the radC gene encoding DNA repair protein RadC yields MEALDRPREKLIKFGHESLSNKELLAIIIGTGTESKNAIDLAGEILDTFSFEELLEIEVNELKAVKGIKDAKASKIVASLQLGKRIKESILEKKISTISSNEDAYEYIKETLSHKDREYFYIILLDMKNQVISKELISIGDLGSSIVNPREVFKKAIKRSAKSIILAHNHPSGNPEPSREDIMITSRLMKAGEILDIEVLDHIIVGSNTYISLKKESFI; encoded by the coding sequence ATGGAGGCTTTGGATAGGCCTAGGGAAAAACTTATAAAATTTGGCCATGAGTCTCTTTCAAACAAGGAGCTTTTGGCAATAATTATAGGTACAGGCACAGAAAGTAAAAATGCTATTGACCTTGCAGGGGAAATACTAGATACTTTCTCTTTTGAGGAGCTTTTAGAAATAGAGGTAAATGAGCTAAAGGCTGTAAAGGGGATCAAGGATGCTAAGGCATCTAAGATTGTCGCAAGCCTCCAATTAGGAAAGAGAATTAAAGAGAGCATTTTAGAAAAAAAGATAAGCACAATTAGCTCAAATGAAGATGCCTACGAGTATATAAAAGAGACCCTAAGTCATAAAGATAGGGAATATTTTTATATCATTTTACTAGATATGAAAAACCAGGTTATTTCAAAGGAGCTTATCTCTATAGGTGATTTGGGTTCGTCTATAGTTAACCCTAGGGAAGTCTTCAAAAAGGCTATCAAAAGATCGGCCAAGTCCATTATCCTAGCCCACAACCACCCAAGTGGCAACCCAGAGCCTTCGAGAGAGGATATAATGATTACCTCTAGACTTATGAAGGCAGGAGAGATTTTGGATATAGAAGTTTTAGACCATATAATTGTGGGATCAAATACTTATATTAGTTTAAAAAAAGAAAGTTTTATATAG
- the mreD gene encoding rod shape-determining protein MreD yields the protein MNKFKSFLILFISFILQTSIFAKIDILGANINIIIPATIALSQILPSKTGRVGGLVVGLIEDFLFASLIGVRALSYYLIGLFSSGQILKVSKNKETGFIITLIATLFNFLLVSAIYYVFGKSMVPIRSYLGIPLFVEALLNSFIYFLYYFLIKKIMYIPTYRI from the coding sequence ATGAATAAATTTAAAAGTTTTCTAATTTTATTTATTAGTTTTATATTACAAACTTCTATTTTTGCAAAAATAGATATTTTAGGAGCAAACATAAATATCATAATCCCTGCAACTATTGCCCTTTCTCAGATTTTACCATCAAAGACAGGTAGAGTTGGGGGATTGGTAGTAGGTTTGATAGAGGATTTTCTTTTTGCTTCTTTGATAGGTGTTAGGGCCTTATCCTATTATTTGATTGGTCTTTTTTCATCAGGCCAGATTCTTAAAGTATCAAAAAATAAAGAAACAGGCTTTATAATAACACTTATTGCAACACTATTTAACTTTTTATTGGTAAGTGCTATATATTATGTTTTTGGCAAGTCTATGGTTCCAATTAGATCATATCTTGGAATCCCTCTTTTTGTAGAAGCCTTGCTAAATTCTTTTATATATTTTTTATATTACTTTTTGATCAAAAAAATAATGTATATACCAACATATAGGATTTAG
- a CDS encoding NusG domain II-containing protein, protein MKIKKADIIVTLGLFIISLGINFIIHKANQKYDGDILIVEQDGKVIERLPLEEDNTYVARYGGHYNKIVIKDKKAMIVEADCLDQICTHMHPIEKEGETIICLPHKLFLQVESGESKKKNNEDKIDKVVR, encoded by the coding sequence ATGAAGATAAAAAAAGCTGATATAATTGTGACTCTTGGTTTGTTTATCATAAGCCTTGGGATCAATTTTATTATTCATAAAGCAAATCAAAAATATGATGGTGATATCTTGATAGTAGAACAGGATGGCAAGGTCATAGAAAGACTCCCTCTAGAAGAAGATAACACCTATGTAGCCAGATATGGTGGTCATTATAACAAGATTGTCATAAAAGATAAGAAAGCTATGATTGTAGAGGCAGACTGCCTTGATCAAATTTGTACACACATGCACCCAATAGAAAAAGAAGGCGAAACCATAATATGTTTGCCTCATAAATTATTTTTGCAGGTTGAAAGTGGAGAAAGTAAAAAGAAAAATAATGAAGATAAGATAGACAAGGTGGTAAGATAA